From a region of the Oncorhynchus mykiss isolate Arlee chromosome 32, USDA_OmykA_1.1, whole genome shotgun sequence genome:
- the LOC110487595 gene encoding collagen alpha-2(XI) chain isoform X7 has protein sequence MDIRDCPFRKKRRPWRLDFSSFALVTLVLALCQLPVARADPVDVLRMLQLPSLPEGVRKVPGFCTSRRAGSADHAYRITKKAQISAPTNQLFSGRFPENFSIMALVKAHAGLQAFLLSIYSEQGVQQLGVELGRSPVFLYEDQTGKPAPEDYPLFSGVNLADGKWHRIAISVSKKNVTLLLDCKKRMTRALPRSNSPVVDTKGITMFGARLLDDEVFQGDIQQLLIASNPQAAYDFCEHYSPDCDSPLPKTQSQDPNTYVEETLVAEEVDLAKAGGEVEAFTEEYVTGDLGMKEYDYSYKDYNEPLPEGETDGYMGPALSAVTDEGGASVSAVKGEKGEPAVLEPGMLIEGPPGPEGPAGLPGPNGPSGPPGSVGDPGERGIPGKSGIPGADGVPGPPGTSVMLPFRFGSSGGDKGPMVSAQEAQAQAILSQARLALKGPPGPMGYTGRTGPLGTPGSSGLKGESGDPGPQGPRGPQGLSGPLGKSGRRGRAGADGARGMPGEGGPKGDRGFDGLPGLPGDKGHRGDTGGLGPLGGPGEDGERGDDGDIGPRGLPGEPGPRGLLGPKGPNGIPGPPGVRGNDGPHGPKGNLGPQGEPGPPGQQGTSGTQGMPGPQGAHGPPGDKGPTGKPGLPGMPGADGPPGHPGKEGPVGTKGNQGPNGPQGTIGYPGPRGIKGTQGIRGLKGHKGEKGEDGFPGIKGDFGVKGERGEGGVPGPRGEDGPEGPKGRVGPPGELGPIGLVGEKGKLGVPGLPGYPGRLGPKGSLGFPGFPGTNGEKGTRGLIGKSGPRGQRGPTGPRGQRGPRGSTGKSGAKGTSGSDGPSGPPGERGLPGPQGANGFPGPKGPPGPPGKDGLPGHPGQRGEVGFQGKTGPPGPPGVVGPQGSSGETGPLGERGHPGPPGPPGEQGLSGPSGKEGTKGDPGPPGGPGKDGPSGLRGFPGERGMPGTPGGGGLKGSEGPAGPPGTAGSPGERGQAGSGGPIGPPGRPGPQGPPGPSGEKGVPGEKGPIGPAGRDGVQGPVGLPGAAGSIGVPGEDGDKGEVGEHGQKGAKGGKGEHGPPGPPGPMGPLGQPGAAGADGELGARGQQGPFGAKGDEGSRGFPGAPGPIGLQGLPGPSGEKGETGDVGPMGPPGPPGPRGPAGPSGADGPQGPPGGLGNPGNLGDKGEPGEAGPPGIGGEPGKKGPRGEHGDKGEAGQPGASGPAGGRGGPGDDGPKGNPGPVGFPGDPGPPGELGPRGQDGAKGERGEDGEQGQAGSPGPTGENGPPGGPGKRGLAGTRGPEGRQGEKGTKGDPGANGPPGKTGPVGPQGQPGKPGTEGLRGLPGSVGEQGSPGLAGQKGPPGPLGPPGLPGLRGEGGDKGEKGHSGLIGLIGPTGEQGEKGDRGLPGPQGTHGYKGETGVSGGTGPIGPGGPAGMPGPQGVKGAKGATGGAGPKGEKGVSGPPGPPGPPGDVIQPLPIQISKKSKRSIDASRMLSETDAEAVAADATGTEFLTGSEGMEEIFGSLNSLRQEIETMRFPLGTKDSPARTCQDLKLGQPELKDGEYWIDPNQGCSRDSLKVFCNFTAGGETCLYPSKSADTVKLSSWTTEKPGSWYSEFATGSKLSYVDSNGEPIGVVQLGFLRLLSVQARQNLTYHCHRSVAWADRTANNGHKRALHFQGANDEDLSYETSPYIKALVDGCSYRKGFDRTVVEVNTPQVEQLPLRDLKITDFGESNQKFGFEVGPVCFLG, from the exons ATGGATATTCGAGATTGCCCCTTTCGGAAGAAGCGGAGACCATGGCGCTTGGACTTTTCCTCTTTTGCCTTGGTGACCCTGGTGCTCGCCCTGTGCCAACTACCCGTGGCTCGGGCAG ATCCAGTGGATGTGTTGCGGATGCTGCAGCTGCCCTCTCTCCCCGAAGGGGTGCGGAAGGTTCCAGGCTTCTGCACCTCCCGCCGTGCCGGCTCCGCTGACCACGCCTACCGCATCACCAAGAAGGCCCAGATCTCTGCCCCCACCAATCAGCTCTTCTCAG GTCGTTTCCCGGAGAACTTCTCCATCATGGCCCTGGTCAAGGCCCATGCGGGCCTCCAGGCGTTCCTGTTGTCCATCTACAGTGAGCAGGGTGTCCAGCAGCTGGGTGTGGAGCTGGGACGCTCCCCCGTCTTCCTGTACGAGGACCAGACCGGCAAGCCCGCCCCCGAGGACTACCCCCTCTTCAGTGGCGTCAACCTGGCCGACGGCAA GTGGCACCGCATCGCTATCTCCGTGTCGAAGAAGAACGTCACCCTGCTCCTGGACTGTAAGAAGCGCATGACCAGGGCCCTGCCTCGCAGCAACAGCCCCGTGGTGGATACCAAGGGCATCACCATGTTCGGGGCACGCCTGCTGGACGATGAGGTTTtccag GGCGATATCCAACAGCTGCTGATCGCATCCAACCCTCAGGCTGCTTATGACTTCTGTGAACACTACAGCCCCGACTGTGACTCCCCTCTACCCAAGACCCAGTCCCAGGACCCCAACACATAC GTGGAGGAGACATTGGTGGCAGAGGAGGTAGATTTGGCCAAGGCAGGGGGTGAGGTCGAGGCCTTTACTGAGGAGTATGTGACTGGCGACCTGGGCATGAAGGAATACGACTATTCCTACAAGGACTACAACGAGCCTCTGCCCGAAGGAGAGACTGACGGCTACATGGGCCCCGCCCTGTCCGCTGTGACAGACGAGGGAGGC gcctcagtgagtgccgtaaaaggagagaagggagagccCGCTGTCCTTGAGCCT GGTATGTTGATTGAGGGACCTCCGGGACCAGAGGGACCAGCA GGTCTCCCCGGACCTAATGGCCCATCTGGCCCTCCTGGCTCTGTTGGTGATCCTGGCGAGAGG GGAATCCCTGGAAAGTCTGGTATCCCCGGTGCCGATGGCGTCCCTGGCCCCCCCGGAACGTCTGTCATGCTGCCC ttcCGTTTTGGAAGCAGTGGAGGAGACAAGGGTCCCATGGTCTCAGCACAGGAAGCCCAGGCTCAGGCCATTCTGTCTCAGGCCAGG CTGGCTCTGAAGGGACCACCCGGACCAATGGGCTACACTGGACGCACAGGACCTCTG GGTACCCCTGGAAGTTCTGGTCTGAAGGGTGAGAGTGGGGATCCTGGGCCTCAG GGCCCCAGAGGACCACAGGGTTTGAGCGGTCCTCTCGGCAAATCAGGAAGAAGA GGTCGTGCTGGAGCTGATGGCGCCAGAGGCATGCCAGGAGAGGGCGGGCCTAAG GGGGACCGTGGTTTCGACGGACTGCCTGGATTGCCCggagacaaaggacaccgg GGTGATACTGGAGGATTGGGACCCCTAGGAGGTCCtggagaggacggagagagg GGAGACGACGGAGACATCGGACCGAGAGGACTTCCAGGTGAACCC GGACCTCGTGGTTTGCTCGGGCCTAAAGGTCCGAACGGAATCCCCGGCCCTCCT GGTGTGCGTGGAAACGACGGTCCCCACGGTCCTAAAGGAAACCTG gGTCCCCAAGGAGAGCCAGGGCCCCCAGGGCAGCAGGGTACCTCAGGAACACAG GGAATGCCAGGGCCACAGGGAGCCCACGGCCCCCCGGGAGATAAG GGCCCCACAGGAAAACCTGGTCTGCCAGGAATGCCCGGAGCCGACGGCCCCCCT GGTCACCCAGGAAAGGAGGGACCTGTTGGCACCAAAGGAAACCAG GGTCCCAACGGTCCTCAGGGAACTATTGGCTATCCTGGCCCTCGTGGCATTAAG GGAACTCAAGGTATCCGTGGACTGAAGGGTCACAAAGGAGAGAAG GGAGAAGATGGCTTCCCTGGAATTAAAGGAGACTTTGGTGTCAAGGGGGAGAGA GGAGAGGGTGGAGTGCCCGGCCCCAGAGGAGAGGACGGTCCTGAGGGGCCAAAGGGTCGTGTTGGGCCCCCTGGCGAGCTCGGGCCCATCGGTCTGGTTGGAGAGAAG GGTAAACTTGGtgttcctggacttcctggctaTCCTGGAAGACTTGGACCTAAG GGCTCCCTCGGTTTCCCAGGATTCCCTGGAACCAACGGCGAGAAGGGAACAAGG GGTCTGATTGGAAAGTCTGGACCTAGAGGACAAAGAGGACCAACG GGCCCCAGGGGTCAGAGAGGGCCAAGAGGGTCTACTGGGAAATCAGGAGCCAAG GGTACATCAGGAAGTGACGGCCCATCTGGTCCACCAGGAGAGAGG GGACTGCCCGGACCTCAAGGAGCAAACGGTTTCCCGGGGCCAAAGGGACCTCCC GGACCACCAGGAAAGGATGGACTGCCCGGACACcctggacagagaggagaagtT GGATTCCAAGGAAAGACTGGGCCACCCGGGCCTCCAGGTGTTGTTGGCCCTCAG GGTTCCTCAGGAGAGACTGGCCCTCTGGGCGAGCGCGGTCACCCCGGGCCTCCAGGACCACCAGGCGAGCAGGGACTCTCCGGACCATCTGGCAAGGAGGGAACGAAGGGAGACCCTGGTCCCCCAGGCGGCCCCGGGAAAGACGGGCCCTCAGGACTGAGAGGCTtccctggagagagaggaatgcCTGGCACCCCG GGAGGTGGCGGACTGAAAGGAAGTGAAGGCCCAGCAGGACCTCCCGGAACAGCT GGATCCCCAGGTGAGAGAGGACAGGCAGGCAGCGGAGGTCCCATCGGACCCCCAGGAAGACCCGGCCCCCAGGGGCCTCCAGGACCATCAGGAGAGAAGGGAGTGCCT GGTGAGAAAGGTCCGATTGGCCCGGCTGGGCGTGACGGTGTCCAGGGCCCAGTGGGTCTGCCAGGTGCAGCCGGATCCATCGGAGTTCCAGGAGAGGACGGAGACAAG GGTGAGGTTGGAGAGCACGGCCAGAAGGGAGCAAAGGGCGGCAAAGGAGAGCAT GGTCCTCCCGGTCCACCAGGGCCAATGGGTCCACTCGGTCAACCCGGCGCTGCT GGAGCTGATGGAGAACTAGGAGCCAGAGGTCAGCAGGGGCCATTTGGAGCCAAGGGAGATGAAGGATCAAGAGGATTCCCAGGGGCCCCAGGTCCTATTGGACTGCAG GGATTGCCAGGCCCatcaggagagaagggagagactgGAGATGTCGGACCAATG GGTCCACCTGGCCCCCCAGGACCCCGTGGCCCTGCTGGTCCCAGCGGTGCTGAC GGTCCTCAAGGTCCTCCTGGTGGTCTGGGTAACCCTGGAAACCTGGGAGATAAG GGAGAGCCTGGTGAAGCTGGACCACCTGGAATCGGAGGAGAGCCAGGAAAGAAG GGCCCACGTGGAGAGCATGGTGACAAGGGAGAGGCGGGACAACCTGGTGCTTCTGGCCCTGCGGGTGGAAGAGGAGGCCCTGGAGACGACGGACCTAAAGGAAACCCT GGCCCTGTTGGTTTCCCTGGCGACCCCGGTCCCCCTGGTGAACTCGGTCCCAGA GGTCAAGATGGcgcaaagggagagaggggagaggacggCGAACAAGGACAAGCT GGATCTCCAGGACCCACGGGTGAGAATGGACCCCCTGGTGGACCTGGAAAGAGG GGTCTTGCTGGAACGAGAGGGCCAGAGGGACGACAAGGAGAGAAGGGAACTAAG ggagaCCCAGGTGCTAACGGACCTCCAGGAAAGACAGGCCCCGTCGGACCTCAGGGTCAACCAGGGAAACCAGGAACGGAGGGTCTGAGAGGACTCCCTGGATCAGTG GGCGAACAAGGTTCTCCAGGCCTTGCCGGCCAGAAGGGACCTCCCGGACCACTG GGACCACCAGGCTTGCCAGGACTGCGCGGCGAGGGCGGTGACAAGGGGGAGAAGGGCCACTCGGGTCTGATCGGTCTGATTGGGCCCACcggagagcagggagagaagggagacagaggaCTGCCAGGGCCACAGGGGACACACGGGTACAAGGGAGAGACT GGTGTCTCTGGAGGCACTGGGCCTATCGGTCCTGGTGGCCCTGCTGGCATGCCT GGTCCCCAAGGTGTCAAGGGAGCTAAGGGTGCTACA ggagGAGCTGGTCCCAAGGGAGAGAAGGGTGTCTCAGGACCCCCTGGGCCTCCA GGTCCTCCAGGCGACGTCATCCAGCCGCTGCCCATCCAAATCTCCAAGAAGTCAAAGCGCTCCATCGATGCCAGCCGGATGCTGTCCGAGACAGACGCAGAGGCGGTCGCAGCCGACGCCACCGGCACAGAGTTCCTGACAGGCAGTGAGGGCATGGAGGAGATCTTCGGCTCACTGAACTCGCTGCGACAGGAGATCGAGACCATGCGCTTCCCTCTGGGCACCAAGGACAGCCCTGCACGCACCTGTCAGGACCTGAAACTCGGCCAGCCAGAGCTCAAAGACG GAGAGTACTGGATCGACCCCAACCAGGGTTGCTCTCGCGACTCTCTCAAGGTGTTCTGTAACTTCACCGCCGGTGGGGAGACCTGCCTGTACCCCAGCAAGAGCGCGGACACG GTAAAGCTCAGCTCTTGGACCACGGAGAAACCAGGCTCCTGGTACAGTGAGTTTGCAACTGGCAGCAAG ctctcgTATGTGGACTCTAATGGCGAGCCGATCGGCGTGGTCCAGTTGGGCTTCCTGCGGCTGCTGAGTGTCCAGGCCCGCCAAAACCTCACCTACCACTGCCACCGCTCCGTGGCCTGGGCCGACCGCACGGCCAATAACGGCCACAAGAGGGCGCTACACTTCCAAGGCGCCAACGATGAGGACCTCAGCTACGAGACCAGCCCATACATCAAGGCCCTGGTCGACGGCTGTTCT tatCGTAAGGGCTTCGACAGGACAGTGGTGGAGGTGAACACGCCCCAGGTGGAACAGCTTCCCCTGCGGGACCTCAAGATCACAGACTTTGGGGAGAGCAACCAGAAATTTGGCTTTGAAGTGGGACCTGTCTGTTTCCTGGGCTAA
- the LOC110487595 gene encoding collagen alpha-2(XI) chain isoform X8, which translates to MDIRDCPFRKKRRPWRLDFSSFALVTLVLALCQLPVARADPVDVLRMLQLPSLPEGVRKVPGFCTSRRAGSADHAYRITKKAQISAPTNQLFSGRFPENFSIMALVKAHAGLQAFLLSIYSEQGVQQLGVELGRSPVFLYEDQTGKPAPEDYPLFSGVNLADGKWHRIAISVSKKNVTLLLDCKKRMTRALPRSNSPVVDTKGITMFGARLLDDEVFQGDIQQLLIASNPQAAYDFCEHYSPDCDSPLPKTQSQDPNTYASVSAVKGEKGEPAVLEPGMLIEGPPGPEGPAGLPGPNGPSGPPGSVGDPGERGIPGKSGIPGADGVPGPPGTSVMLPFRFGSSGGDKGPMVSAQEAQAQAILSQARLALKGPPGPMGYTGRTGPLGTPGSSGLKGESGDPGPQGPRGPQGLSGPLGKSGRRGRAGADGARGMPGEGGPKGDRGFDGLPGLPGDKGHRGDTGGLGPLGGPGEDGERGDDGDIGPRGLPGEPGPRGLLGPKGPNGIPGPPGVRGNDGPHGPKGNLGPQGEPGPPGQQGTSGTQGMPGPQGAHGPPGDKGPTGKPGLPGMPGADGPPGHPGKEGPVGTKGNQGPNGPQGTIGYPGPRGIKGTQGIRGLKGHKGEKGEDGFPGIKGDFGVKGERGEGGVPGPRGEDGPEGPKGRVGPPGELGPIGLVGEKGKLGVPGLPGYPGRLGPKGSLGFPGFPGTNGEKGTRGLIGKSGPRGQRGPTGPRGQRGPRGSTGKSGAKGTSGSDGPSGPPGERGLPGPQGANGFPGPKGPPGPPGKDGLPGHPGQRGEVGFQGKTGPPGPPGVVGPQGSSGETGPLGERGHPGPPGPPGEQGLSGPSGKEGTKGDPGPPGGPGKDGPSGLRGFPGERGMPGTPGGGGLKGSEGPAGPPGTAGSPGERGQAGSGGPIGPPGRPGPQGPPGPSGEKGVPGEKGPIGPAGRDGVQGPVGLPGAAGSIGVPGEDGDKGEVGEHGQKGAKGGKGEHGPPGPPGPMGPLGQPGAAGADGELGARGQQGPFGAKGDEGSRGFPGAPGPIGLQGLPGPSGEKGETGDVGPMGPPGPPGPRGPAGPSGADGPQGPPGGLGNPGNLGDKGEPGEAGPPGIGGEPGKKGPRGEHGDKGEAGQPGASGPAGGRGGPGDDGPKGNPGPVGFPGDPGPPGELGPRGQDGAKGERGEDGEQGQAGSPGPTGENGPPGGPGKRGLAGTRGPEGRQGEKGTKGDPGANGPPGKTGPVGPQGQPGKPGTEGLRGLPGSVGEQGSPGLAGQKGPPGPLGPPGLPGLRGEGGDKGEKGHSGLIGLIGPTGEQGEKGDRGLPGPQGTHGYKGETGVSGGTGPIGPGGPAGMPGPQGVKGAKGATGGAGPKGEKGVSGPPGPPGPPGDVIQPLPIQISKKSKRSIDASRMLSETDAEAVAADATGTEFLTGSEGMEEIFGSLNSLRQEIETMRFPLGTKDSPARTCQDLKLGQPELKDGEYWIDPNQGCSRDSLKVFCNFTAGGETCLYPSKSADTVKLSSWTTEKPGSWYSEFATGSKLSYVDSNGEPIGVVQLGFLRLLSVQARQNLTYHCHRSVAWADRTANNGHKRALHFQGANDEDLSYETSPYIKALVDGCSYRKGFDRTVVEVNTPQVEQLPLRDLKITDFGESNQKFGFEVGPVCFLG; encoded by the exons ATGGATATTCGAGATTGCCCCTTTCGGAAGAAGCGGAGACCATGGCGCTTGGACTTTTCCTCTTTTGCCTTGGTGACCCTGGTGCTCGCCCTGTGCCAACTACCCGTGGCTCGGGCAG ATCCAGTGGATGTGTTGCGGATGCTGCAGCTGCCCTCTCTCCCCGAAGGGGTGCGGAAGGTTCCAGGCTTCTGCACCTCCCGCCGTGCCGGCTCCGCTGACCACGCCTACCGCATCACCAAGAAGGCCCAGATCTCTGCCCCCACCAATCAGCTCTTCTCAG GTCGTTTCCCGGAGAACTTCTCCATCATGGCCCTGGTCAAGGCCCATGCGGGCCTCCAGGCGTTCCTGTTGTCCATCTACAGTGAGCAGGGTGTCCAGCAGCTGGGTGTGGAGCTGGGACGCTCCCCCGTCTTCCTGTACGAGGACCAGACCGGCAAGCCCGCCCCCGAGGACTACCCCCTCTTCAGTGGCGTCAACCTGGCCGACGGCAA GTGGCACCGCATCGCTATCTCCGTGTCGAAGAAGAACGTCACCCTGCTCCTGGACTGTAAGAAGCGCATGACCAGGGCCCTGCCTCGCAGCAACAGCCCCGTGGTGGATACCAAGGGCATCACCATGTTCGGGGCACGCCTGCTGGACGATGAGGTTTtccag GGCGATATCCAACAGCTGCTGATCGCATCCAACCCTCAGGCTGCTTATGACTTCTGTGAACACTACAGCCCCGACTGTGACTCCCCTCTACCCAAGACCCAGTCCCAGGACCCCAACACATAC gcctcagtgagtgccgtaaaaggagagaagggagagccCGCTGTCCTTGAGCCT GGTATGTTGATTGAGGGACCTCCGGGACCAGAGGGACCAGCA GGTCTCCCCGGACCTAATGGCCCATCTGGCCCTCCTGGCTCTGTTGGTGATCCTGGCGAGAGG GGAATCCCTGGAAAGTCTGGTATCCCCGGTGCCGATGGCGTCCCTGGCCCCCCCGGAACGTCTGTCATGCTGCCC ttcCGTTTTGGAAGCAGTGGAGGAGACAAGGGTCCCATGGTCTCAGCACAGGAAGCCCAGGCTCAGGCCATTCTGTCTCAGGCCAGG CTGGCTCTGAAGGGACCACCCGGACCAATGGGCTACACTGGACGCACAGGACCTCTG GGTACCCCTGGAAGTTCTGGTCTGAAGGGTGAGAGTGGGGATCCTGGGCCTCAG GGCCCCAGAGGACCACAGGGTTTGAGCGGTCCTCTCGGCAAATCAGGAAGAAGA GGTCGTGCTGGAGCTGATGGCGCCAGAGGCATGCCAGGAGAGGGCGGGCCTAAG GGGGACCGTGGTTTCGACGGACTGCCTGGATTGCCCggagacaaaggacaccgg GGTGATACTGGAGGATTGGGACCCCTAGGAGGTCCtggagaggacggagagagg GGAGACGACGGAGACATCGGACCGAGAGGACTTCCAGGTGAACCC GGACCTCGTGGTTTGCTCGGGCCTAAAGGTCCGAACGGAATCCCCGGCCCTCCT GGTGTGCGTGGAAACGACGGTCCCCACGGTCCTAAAGGAAACCTG gGTCCCCAAGGAGAGCCAGGGCCCCCAGGGCAGCAGGGTACCTCAGGAACACAG GGAATGCCAGGGCCACAGGGAGCCCACGGCCCCCCGGGAGATAAG GGCCCCACAGGAAAACCTGGTCTGCCAGGAATGCCCGGAGCCGACGGCCCCCCT GGTCACCCAGGAAAGGAGGGACCTGTTGGCACCAAAGGAAACCAG GGTCCCAACGGTCCTCAGGGAACTATTGGCTATCCTGGCCCTCGTGGCATTAAG GGAACTCAAGGTATCCGTGGACTGAAGGGTCACAAAGGAGAGAAG GGAGAAGATGGCTTCCCTGGAATTAAAGGAGACTTTGGTGTCAAGGGGGAGAGA GGAGAGGGTGGAGTGCCCGGCCCCAGAGGAGAGGACGGTCCTGAGGGGCCAAAGGGTCGTGTTGGGCCCCCTGGCGAGCTCGGGCCCATCGGTCTGGTTGGAGAGAAG GGTAAACTTGGtgttcctggacttcctggctaTCCTGGAAGACTTGGACCTAAG GGCTCCCTCGGTTTCCCAGGATTCCCTGGAACCAACGGCGAGAAGGGAACAAGG GGTCTGATTGGAAAGTCTGGACCTAGAGGACAAAGAGGACCAACG GGCCCCAGGGGTCAGAGAGGGCCAAGAGGGTCTACTGGGAAATCAGGAGCCAAG GGTACATCAGGAAGTGACGGCCCATCTGGTCCACCAGGAGAGAGG GGACTGCCCGGACCTCAAGGAGCAAACGGTTTCCCGGGGCCAAAGGGACCTCCC GGACCACCAGGAAAGGATGGACTGCCCGGACACcctggacagagaggagaagtT GGATTCCAAGGAAAGACTGGGCCACCCGGGCCTCCAGGTGTTGTTGGCCCTCAG GGTTCCTCAGGAGAGACTGGCCCTCTGGGCGAGCGCGGTCACCCCGGGCCTCCAGGACCACCAGGCGAGCAGGGACTCTCCGGACCATCTGGCAAGGAGGGAACGAAGGGAGACCCTGGTCCCCCAGGCGGCCCCGGGAAAGACGGGCCCTCAGGACTGAGAGGCTtccctggagagagaggaatgcCTGGCACCCCG GGAGGTGGCGGACTGAAAGGAAGTGAAGGCCCAGCAGGACCTCCCGGAACAGCT GGATCCCCAGGTGAGAGAGGACAGGCAGGCAGCGGAGGTCCCATCGGACCCCCAGGAAGACCCGGCCCCCAGGGGCCTCCAGGACCATCAGGAGAGAAGGGAGTGCCT GGTGAGAAAGGTCCGATTGGCCCGGCTGGGCGTGACGGTGTCCAGGGCCCAGTGGGTCTGCCAGGTGCAGCCGGATCCATCGGAGTTCCAGGAGAGGACGGAGACAAG GGTGAGGTTGGAGAGCACGGCCAGAAGGGAGCAAAGGGCGGCAAAGGAGAGCAT GGTCCTCCCGGTCCACCAGGGCCAATGGGTCCACTCGGTCAACCCGGCGCTGCT GGAGCTGATGGAGAACTAGGAGCCAGAGGTCAGCAGGGGCCATTTGGAGCCAAGGGAGATGAAGGATCAAGAGGATTCCCAGGGGCCCCAGGTCCTATTGGACTGCAG GGATTGCCAGGCCCatcaggagagaagggagagactgGAGATGTCGGACCAATG GGTCCACCTGGCCCCCCAGGACCCCGTGGCCCTGCTGGTCCCAGCGGTGCTGAC GGTCCTCAAGGTCCTCCTGGTGGTCTGGGTAACCCTGGAAACCTGGGAGATAAG GGAGAGCCTGGTGAAGCTGGACCACCTGGAATCGGAGGAGAGCCAGGAAAGAAG GGCCCACGTGGAGAGCATGGTGACAAGGGAGAGGCGGGACAACCTGGTGCTTCTGGCCCTGCGGGTGGAAGAGGAGGCCCTGGAGACGACGGACCTAAAGGAAACCCT GGCCCTGTTGGTTTCCCTGGCGACCCCGGTCCCCCTGGTGAACTCGGTCCCAGA GGTCAAGATGGcgcaaagggagagaggggagaggacggCGAACAAGGACAAGCT GGATCTCCAGGACCCACGGGTGAGAATGGACCCCCTGGTGGACCTGGAAAGAGG GGTCTTGCTGGAACGAGAGGGCCAGAGGGACGACAAGGAGAGAAGGGAACTAAG ggagaCCCAGGTGCTAACGGACCTCCAGGAAAGACAGGCCCCGTCGGACCTCAGGGTCAACCAGGGAAACCAGGAACGGAGGGTCTGAGAGGACTCCCTGGATCAGTG GGCGAACAAGGTTCTCCAGGCCTTGCCGGCCAGAAGGGACCTCCCGGACCACTG GGACCACCAGGCTTGCCAGGACTGCGCGGCGAGGGCGGTGACAAGGGGGAGAAGGGCCACTCGGGTCTGATCGGTCTGATTGGGCCCACcggagagcagggagagaagggagacagaggaCTGCCAGGGCCACAGGGGACACACGGGTACAAGGGAGAGACT GGTGTCTCTGGAGGCACTGGGCCTATCGGTCCTGGTGGCCCTGCTGGCATGCCT GGTCCCCAAGGTGTCAAGGGAGCTAAGGGTGCTACA ggagGAGCTGGTCCCAAGGGAGAGAAGGGTGTCTCAGGACCCCCTGGGCCTCCA GGTCCTCCAGGCGACGTCATCCAGCCGCTGCCCATCCAAATCTCCAAGAAGTCAAAGCGCTCCATCGATGCCAGCCGGATGCTGTCCGAGACAGACGCAGAGGCGGTCGCAGCCGACGCCACCGGCACAGAGTTCCTGACAGGCAGTGAGGGCATGGAGGAGATCTTCGGCTCACTGAACTCGCTGCGACAGGAGATCGAGACCATGCGCTTCCCTCTGGGCACCAAGGACAGCCCTGCACGCACCTGTCAGGACCTGAAACTCGGCCAGCCAGAGCTCAAAGACG GAGAGTACTGGATCGACCCCAACCAGGGTTGCTCTCGCGACTCTCTCAAGGTGTTCTGTAACTTCACCGCCGGTGGGGAGACCTGCCTGTACCCCAGCAAGAGCGCGGACACG GTAAAGCTCAGCTCTTGGACCACGGAGAAACCAGGCTCCTGGTACAGTGAGTTTGCAACTGGCAGCAAG ctctcgTATGTGGACTCTAATGGCGAGCCGATCGGCGTGGTCCAGTTGGGCTTCCTGCGGCTGCTGAGTGTCCAGGCCCGCCAAAACCTCACCTACCACTGCCACCGCTCCGTGGCCTGGGCCGACCGCACGGCCAATAACGGCCACAAGAGGGCGCTACACTTCCAAGGCGCCAACGATGAGGACCTCAGCTACGAGACCAGCCCATACATCAAGGCCCTGGTCGACGGCTGTTCT tatCGTAAGGGCTTCGACAGGACAGTGGTGGAGGTGAACACGCCCCAGGTGGAACAGCTTCCCCTGCGGGACCTCAAGATCACAGACTTTGGGGAGAGCAACCAGAAATTTGGCTTTGAAGTGGGACCTGTCTGTTTCCTGGGCTAA